A window of Sporocytophaga myxococcoides contains these coding sequences:
- a CDS encoding cellulase family glycosylhydrolase: protein MKKTLLVMHFLLLMAVLSWAQTPLSMNGRLSVTDGKLVNECGTAVQLRGLSTHGVMFHQECYTESSVKAIAQDWKADLLRLALYTENSDGATKGFAQSTNKEFYYQWIDKMVSLTEKYGIYVIIDWHILKDGNPSKYQNEAKAFFTLMSSKYKDKKHVIYEICNEPNGGTQWNQIKTYAEDIIPAIRNNDPNAVILVGTPEWSSRIDQARSNPLSGNNAKNVMYTLHFYAGSGAHNQYKNYLRDAVSAKFPVFVSEWGTTEASGAGNIDSGNSRDWLSLLEQNKISWANWQFSDKNESSSLLKEGSCIRESWIDFRTDNSGNSGKLIYDELRKTKNYTACGSVTIPVTPKPPVCPNATGSNLNIYGCPVTNTFNTNYCQGYNTKQAYVRTDFSKDTVPYFTYWKKPSEGSTVYSAVIQNEKLVITSVNADPNYSTFGFDFGKLNATTHVPIDLRANAVLKFDVSFQKTNYSANDIALYIELVDANEKSINATALGSYNRFILPVNGTTKTIVADFTNGVKRTPPATPGTNGDPKEDTYDRTTFDFSKVTKITIWVNPNVSGVYSRPPFTGTWTIDNFSLGYDETKAVSCEEYVDVDLCPEDPNKTKPGKCGCGVPEDGCDCNGVAGGTAFIDLCGVCVGGNTGKIECDGNAYSGTPYPIPGTIEAENFDKGGQGVGYYDITEGQPASSYRPGDKVFTELAGGSTNNWNVGYTSTGEWLNYTVDVKYPGTYHVSFRAASERATGKWHLEVNGQKIPNSDFSLASTGGWQTYTTLKTTQPIALSQGKQVIRLVFDGPDANIDNMTFEAFEVITSIPAKAERKVTVYPMPANGLINIRQEEMSYNKAVMMDMTGNVIKTKTLSGLTEELPLQNVARGIYMLELTGAKGTEHVRVVVE, encoded by the coding sequence ATGAAAAAAACTCTACTCGTAATGCACTTCCTGCTGTTAATGGCAGTGCTTTCATGGGCTCAGACACCGCTTTCCATGAACGGAAGGTTAAGTGTAACTGACGGTAAACTGGTCAATGAATGTGGAACAGCTGTACAACTTCGTGGATTAAGCACCCATGGAGTGATGTTTCATCAGGAATGTTATACTGAATCTTCAGTTAAAGCAATTGCTCAGGATTGGAAGGCAGACCTTCTAAGACTTGCTCTTTATACTGAAAATAGCGATGGAGCTACAAAAGGTTTTGCCCAGTCAACCAATAAAGAATTTTATTATCAGTGGATCGACAAAATGGTAAGTCTTACTGAAAAATACGGAATTTATGTAATTATTGACTGGCATATTCTAAAGGATGGAAATCCTTCAAAATATCAAAATGAAGCAAAGGCCTTTTTTACATTGATGTCCAGCAAATATAAAGACAAAAAACATGTCATTTATGAGATCTGTAATGAACCAAATGGCGGAACACAATGGAATCAGATTAAAACTTATGCTGAGGATATTATTCCTGCAATAAGAAACAATGACCCAAATGCGGTGATCCTTGTCGGAACTCCTGAATGGAGCAGCAGAATCGATCAGGCCAGAAGTAATCCCTTATCCGGAAATAATGCAAAGAACGTAATGTATACGCTTCACTTTTATGCCGGAAGTGGTGCTCATAATCAGTATAAAAACTATTTGAGAGATGCAGTTTCAGCTAAGTTTCCTGTATTTGTTTCAGAGTGGGGAACAACTGAAGCAAGTGGCGCTGGTAATATAGATTCTGGCAATTCCAGAGACTGGTTATCCTTGTTAGAGCAGAATAAAATAAGCTGGGCTAACTGGCAGTTTTCCGACAAAAACGAATCGTCTTCTCTGTTAAAAGAAGGTTCTTGTATCAGAGAATCATGGATCGATTTCAGAACAGACAATTCAGGAAATTCAGGAAAACTTATCTATGATGAACTAAGAAAAACCAAAAATTATACAGCTTGTGGTTCTGTAACTATACCAGTTACGCCAAAACCACCTGTTTGTCCTAATGCTACAGGCTCTAATCTTAACATTTATGGCTGCCCTGTTACCAATACTTTCAACACCAACTATTGTCAGGGATATAACACCAAACAAGCATATGTAAGAACTGACTTCTCAAAAGATACAGTACCATATTTTACATATTGGAAAAAACCATCAGAAGGAAGTACAGTTTATTCTGCAGTAATTCAGAACGAAAAACTTGTAATCACCTCTGTAAATGCTGACCCGAACTACTCTACTTTCGGATTTGATTTCGGAAAATTAAATGCTACAACCCATGTTCCTATCGACCTACGTGCCAATGCGGTGCTTAAGTTTGATGTAAGTTTCCAGAAAACAAATTATTCAGCTAATGATATTGCATTGTATATCGAGCTGGTTGATGCCAATGAAAAGAGCATCAATGCTACAGCATTGGGGTCTTATAATCGTTTCATTCTTCCAGTGAATGGCACCACTAAAACTATAGTGGCAGACTTCACCAATGGAGTTAAAAGAACCCCTCCTGCAACACCTGGAACCAATGGTGATCCAAAGGAAGATACTTATGACAGAACCACTTTTGACTTTTCTAAAGTAACTAAAATAACAATTTGGGTAAATCCAAATGTAAGCGGAGTATATTCAAGACCTCCTTTTACTGGAACATGGACTATTGATAACTTTAGCCTTGGATATGACGAGACTAAAGCTGTAAGTTGTGAAGAATATGTTGATGTGGATCTTTGTCCTGAAGACCCAAACAAAACCAAACCTGGAAAATGCGGCTGTGGAGTACCTGAAGATGGCTGCGATTGTAATGGTGTAGCTGGAGGTACTGCCTTTATTGACCTTTGCGGCGTATGTGTTGGAGGGAATACCGGCAAGATTGAGTGTGATGGTAATGCTTATTCAGGAACTCCATATCCTATCCCAGGAACTATTGAAGCTGAAAATTTCGATAAAGGTGGACAAGGTGTAGGATATTATGATATAACTGAAGGACAGCCCGCATCAAGCTACAGACCAGGAGACAAAGTTTTCACCGAACTTGCCGGAGGTTCTACGAACAATTGGAACGTTGGTTATACATCAACAGGAGAATGGTTAAACTACACGGTAGATGTAAAGTATCCTGGCACTTATCATGTTAGCTTCAGAGCTGCATCAGAGCGTGCTACAGGAAAATGGCATCTGGAAGTGAATGGGCAAAAAATTCCAAACTCCGATTTCTCTCTTGCTTCAACAGGAGGATGGCAAACTTACACCACTCTGAAAACTACTCAGCCTATTGCTCTGAGCCAAGGAAAGCAAGTAATAAGATTGGTATTTGACGGACCAGATGCAAATATTGATAACATGACTTTCGAAGCTTTCGAAGTTATTACATCAATTCCTGCAAAAGCTGAACGTAAAGTAACAGTATATCCAATGCCTGCAAACGGACTTATCAATATCAGACAGGAAGAGATGTCTTATAATAAAGCTGTTATGATGGATATGACAGGAAACGTTATTAAAACAAAAACACTTTCTGGTTTAACAGAAGAGTTACCATTGCAAAATGTTGCCCGTGGCATTTACATGCTTGAACTTACAGGCGCTAAAGGTACTGAACATGTAAGAGTTGTAGTTGAATAA
- a CDS encoding IS701 family transposase — MTRKTTPRFLKDNSKYDKKTTFAQGLEGRLTAFVECFKSVFTLYNSSSDQICDQYFNGLFLSEKRNCQSISEKVSCHEQSLNHFISNSPWDYNQLFSLIASKFTSILPSSWKNDLCLAIDESSFPKKGNKSVGVSHQYCGQLGKLANCQVGVFASLICRNLYCLILAVLFLPQKWIDIKETDIPAIDKTYKTKIEIALEIIIRVKTVFKIPFKWVCFDSFYGRDSSLLFSLQDLSITFAADIPNDHAVYLKLPKVLQPVNSIGKRGRKSTRKIIKGRSIVVNKIASQIKETDYREIILRKNNNGKNVKAKFFSCPANIVKKADGSVMNVILLIRKDENGTIRYTITNAINESLERLAFMQAQRYFIERSFQEAKQQLGMNEYQIRGYKGWHRHMAMTSLALLLVQIEKQLYRNEGMQPTTPILCKIIIKLLPQKVLSLQDLLNKVSKPLNENRRKLIT, encoded by the coding sequence TTGACAAGAAAAACCACCCCTCGCTTTTTAAAAGATAATAGCAAATATGACAAGAAAACTACATTTGCGCAAGGCCTTGAAGGCCGGCTAACGGCCTTTGTAGAATGTTTTAAGTCAGTATTCACCCTTTACAATAGTTCTTCAGATCAGATTTGTGATCAATATTTTAATGGCCTTTTTCTCTCTGAAAAAAGAAACTGTCAAAGTATAAGTGAGAAAGTTTCCTGCCACGAACAATCTTTAAATCATTTTATTTCTAATAGTCCCTGGGATTATAATCAACTTTTTTCGCTAATAGCCTCTAAATTTACCAGCATACTTCCTTCAAGCTGGAAGAATGATTTATGCTTAGCAATTGATGAAAGTAGTTTTCCTAAAAAAGGTAACAAGTCTGTAGGTGTTTCACATCAGTATTGCGGACAGCTCGGAAAACTAGCCAATTGCCAAGTTGGAGTATTTGCTAGTCTCATCTGCAGAAATCTATACTGTCTTATTTTGGCTGTTCTCTTTTTACCGCAAAAGTGGATCGATATAAAAGAAACAGACATACCTGCTATAGATAAAACCTATAAGACTAAAATAGAAATAGCTCTGGAAATTATAATCAGAGTAAAAACAGTTTTTAAAATTCCATTTAAGTGGGTTTGTTTTGATAGTTTTTACGGAAGAGACTCTAGTTTACTTTTTTCTTTACAGGATCTCTCTATCACATTTGCGGCCGATATTCCTAATGACCATGCAGTATATTTAAAGCTCCCAAAAGTTTTACAACCTGTTAACAGTATTGGAAAGAGGGGAAGAAAATCAACCAGAAAAATAATTAAAGGTCGGTCGATAGTTGTTAATAAAATTGCCAGTCAAATCAAGGAAACCGATTACAGAGAAATTATATTGAGAAAGAACAATAATGGAAAAAATGTAAAAGCTAAGTTTTTCTCCTGCCCCGCAAATATTGTAAAGAAAGCTGATGGATCTGTAATGAATGTTATATTATTAATCCGTAAAGATGAGAACGGAACCATCAGGTATACTATAACTAATGCAATAAATGAATCATTGGAAAGGCTTGCCTTCATGCAGGCTCAAAGATATTTTATAGAAAGATCTTTTCAGGAAGCCAAACAGCAATTGGGGATGAATGAATATCAAATAAGAGGTTATAAAGGGTGGCATAGACACATGGCTATGACATCCTTGGCTTTATTACTTGTCCAAATAGAAAAACAACTCTATAGAAATGAAGGAATGCAACCTACTACTCCCATACTTTGCAAAATTATTATTAAACTATTACCTCAAAAGGTTTTATCACTGCAAGATCTCTTAAACAAAGTATCAAAACCATTGAATGAAAATCGCAGAAAACTAATAACTTAG
- a CDS encoding Ig-like domain-containing protein — MYQDLTDLTIMNRTNCSIWILINFLFFQFSNAQPPGASTNWKLVFEDNFDGTKLDQSKWGYNYPWGNTHNHRAFMTDSMVTVKDGMLSIKAINKRHPSAPAGTDKYPSFGYLSFDYTSGAIHSKGKFETTYGYIEGRFKAPSTLGTWPAFWTLNADGAWPPEIDILEIPEDRKVHHYYYHYGPDWQNEKSFGSTHSGPDKSQGFHTYGVEWGPTYLKFYFNGQLLNSYTNRPEAAQGKNMYMLINLAIDGWAPTPPANAQWPAIYQCDWVRVWKLNESANFDFENGSLAPWGPWNNATITTDCKRSGNYGVKLSGNPVSIERTVTVEPNTRYVFGGYGKVNTSGETAMFGVKNYGGNQITKSVSSTSFTKDSVIFTTGSSNTSAIVFWYKQSGNGSACGDDFFLYKLNNLPPVITISGPANSPIINAPASFIINATASDPDGSITKVEFYDGSTLLGTDATAPYSFSLTDLPAGAHIITAKAFDNAGATTVSSPLQIHVNALPFISITEPVNNSVFNAPASINIKATANDSDGSIASVEFYSGSKLIGTTSQAPYSFIWTESKDGQYDIFAIAKDNLGQTSKSNTISVAVSTVSYILEIDNNNQLNIFPNPFLSDLTISFNGPEKLLSVQLVNSEGKEIFHTKDIQSNELTIGGDLLPGIYFINLITENHCYTRSIFKK; from the coding sequence ATGTATCAGGACCTAACAGATCTGACTATTATGAACAGGACAAACTGCTCTATATGGATTTTAATCAATTTTTTATTCTTTCAGTTTTCCAATGCTCAACCACCTGGGGCATCAACCAATTGGAAACTTGTATTTGAAGATAATTTTGATGGCACTAAGCTGGATCAATCCAAATGGGGCTATAACTATCCCTGGGGAAATACTCATAATCACAGAGCATTTATGACGGATTCAATGGTCACGGTCAAAGACGGAATGCTTAGTATAAAAGCAATAAATAAACGGCATCCAAGCGCCCCTGCTGGAACTGATAAATACCCAAGCTTTGGTTACCTCAGCTTTGATTATACCAGCGGAGCTATTCATTCAAAGGGAAAATTCGAGACAACATATGGTTATATTGAAGGAAGATTCAAAGCCCCGTCCACACTAGGAACCTGGCCTGCATTCTGGACACTGAATGCTGATGGAGCCTGGCCTCCTGAGATTGACATTCTGGAAATTCCGGAAGACCGCAAAGTACATCATTATTATTATCACTATGGCCCTGACTGGCAAAATGAGAAATCATTTGGAAGTACTCATTCCGGACCAGATAAATCACAAGGCTTTCATACTTATGGAGTGGAATGGGGGCCTACTTACCTGAAATTTTATTTCAATGGACAGCTGCTTAATTCTTATACCAACAGGCCTGAAGCCGCCCAAGGTAAAAACATGTATATGTTAATTAATCTGGCAATAGATGGCTGGGCTCCTACTCCACCAGCCAATGCCCAATGGCCAGCCATATACCAATGTGACTGGGTCCGGGTTTGGAAGTTAAATGAATCAGCAAATTTTGACTTTGAAAACGGAAGCCTTGCTCCCTGGGGACCATGGAACAATGCAACTATAACTACAGATTGCAAAAGGTCCGGTAATTATGGTGTCAAATTATCAGGAAACCCTGTTAGTATTGAACGAACAGTTACCGTCGAGCCCAACACCAGATACGTATTCGGAGGATATGGAAAAGTAAATACATCAGGAGAAACAGCAATGTTTGGAGTCAAAAATTATGGAGGAAATCAGATTACCAAAAGTGTAAGCAGCACGTCATTCACTAAAGATTCAGTGATCTTTACTACAGGAAGTTCTAATACCAGTGCCATAGTATTCTGGTACAAGCAGTCGGGCAACGGAAGTGCCTGTGGTGATGATTTCTTTCTTTACAAGCTTAATAATCTTCCTCCTGTGATCACTATTTCAGGTCCCGCGAATAGCCCGATAATCAATGCCCCCGCATCATTTATCATAAATGCCACTGCTTCTGACCCTGATGGATCGATTACAAAAGTCGAGTTCTATGATGGATCTACCCTTCTGGGAACAGATGCAACAGCACCTTATAGTTTTTCTTTAACCGATTTGCCTGCCGGAGCCCATATAATCACGGCAAAGGCATTTGATAATGCAGGCGCAACTACAGTTTCATCTCCTCTACAAATACATGTTAATGCTCTCCCATTCATTTCAATTACAGAACCTGTCAATAATAGTGTGTTCAATGCTCCTGCTTCAATCAATATTAAAGCAACTGCAAATGATTCTGATGGTAGCATTGCTAGTGTTGAGTTTTATTCTGGATCTAAACTCATAGGAACAACCTCCCAGGCTCCCTATTCCTTTATCTGGACAGAATCTAAAGACGGTCAATATGATATTTTTGCCATTGCTAAAGATAACTTAGGTCAAACCTCAAAATCAAACACAATATCTGTTGCTGTAAGCACTGTAAGCTACATCCTTGAAATTGATAATAATAATCAGTTAAATATTTTCCCTAATCCATTTTTATCAGACTTAACAATTTCATTTAATGGACCGGAAAAACTTCTAAGTGTGCAATTGGTAAATTCAGAAGGAAAAGAAATTTTTCATACAAAAGACATTCAATCAAACGAACTAACTATTGGAGGAGATCTTCTCCCTGGAATTTACTTTATAAATCTGATAACGGAAAACCATTGTTATACAAGAAGTATTTTCAAAAAGTAG